One stretch of Actinomadura luzonensis DNA includes these proteins:
- a CDS encoding alpha/beta hydrolase family protein — MTMTVFLGLSATELLALASAVVLVLARWLPPGARRPCAWAGAAAFAVSAIVAAVLGIRWQLIPVLAGGALALAFAVPGLLGRPARRARWWLALPGSAACLALVLAGAVAAWALPRPVFPEPSGAYAVGTTVMQWTDPDRAETATSRADDRRTVVVQLWYPAQRDPAARRAWYLGRTAEEAQLVARGEAEYLGLPGFILDEAARAGTRSASDVPVAARGGRFPVVLFSPGLGGVRTQSTAWAEELASRGYVVAALDHPYDSAVVTLVGGRTIRTRVASTGDQAEDDRRAAGWTAVRAADLGFVLTQLGRLDRGELPGLLAGRLDLRRAAATGHSLGGAAALQAARQDPRFAAVIDIDGFPRDPAPQPFHQPVLALTHDVQPGEAPDYIPRLTRVLQLSTATSYRLTVPGSAHLTFTDAPLFLPPLPALVGSLGRTAGPRITAGATAAFLDAALRGESGDLAAALSRYGHLTVL, encoded by the coding sequence ATGACTATGACCGTCTTCCTCGGCCTGTCCGCGACAGAGCTCTTGGCCTTGGCGTCCGCCGTCGTGCTGGTGCTGGCCCGCTGGCTGCCGCCCGGCGCGCGCCGGCCCTGCGCGTGGGCCGGCGCGGCTGCTTTCGCGGTGTCCGCGATCGTGGCGGCCGTGCTCGGGATCCGCTGGCAGCTCATACCCGTCCTCGCAGGCGGGGCCCTCGCGTTGGCGTTCGCCGTGCCCGGCCTGCTGGGGCGTCCCGCGCGGCGGGCTCGGTGGTGGCTGGCCCTGCCGGGGTCGGCGGCGTGCCTGGCGCTGGTTCTCGCGGGCGCGGTGGCGGCGTGGGCGTTGCCCCGGCCCGTGTTCCCCGAGCCGTCGGGCGCGTACGCCGTCGGCACCACCGTCATGCAGTGGACCGACCCCGATCGGGCGGAGACCGCGACGTCCCGCGCCGACGACAGGCGAACGGTCGTCGTCCAGCTCTGGTATCCCGCGCAGCGCGATCCTGCCGCCCGGCGGGCGTGGTACCTGGGCCGTACGGCTGAGGAGGCACAGCTCGTCGCCCGCGGCGAGGCCGAGTACCTCGGCCTTCCGGGCTTCATTCTGGACGAGGCGGCACGCGCCGGCACGCGTTCAGCGTCTGATGTCCCGGTGGCCGCCAGGGGCGGCCGGTTTCCCGTGGTCCTGTTCTCGCCCGGGCTCGGCGGCGTGCGGACCCAAAGCACCGCCTGGGCCGAGGAACTGGCCAGCCGCGGCTACGTCGTGGCGGCCCTCGACCACCCGTACGACTCCGCCGTCGTCACCCTCGTCGGCGGCCGGACGATCCGCACCCGGGTCGCGTCCACCGGCGACCAGGCCGAGGACGATCGACGCGCGGCCGGGTGGACGGCGGTCAGGGCCGCCGACCTGGGCTTCGTCCTCACCCAGCTCGGCCGCCTGGACCGTGGCGAGCTCCCGGGCCTGCTGGCCGGGCGGCTCGACCTCCGCCGGGCCGCGGCGACCGGCCACTCCCTCGGGGGCGCCGCCGCGCTGCAGGCCGCCCGCCAGGACCCCCGGTTCGCGGCCGTCATCGACATCGACGGCTTCCCGCGGGACCCCGCACCGCAACCGTTTCACCAGCCCGTGCTCGCGCTCACTCACGACGTGCAGCCGGGCGAGGCGCCGGACTACATCCCCCGGCTCACGCGGGTGCTCCAGCTCAGCACGGCGACGAGCTACCGGCTCACCGTCCCCGGTTCGGCGCACCTCACCTTCACCGACGCTCCGCTGTTCCTGCCGCCGCTGCCCGCGCTCGTCGGCTCCCTCGGCAGGACCGCCGGGCCACGGATCACCGCGGGGGCCACCGCCGCCTTCCTCGACGCGGCGCTCCGCGGCGAATCCGGCGACCTGGCAGCGGCCCTGTCCAGGTACGGCCACCTGACCGTCCTGTAG
- a CDS encoding response regulator transcription factor: MRILVAEDERDLADLVAVGLRRHAMAVDVVYDGAAAVERLAVHDYDVLVLDRDLPGIHGDLVCAELVARGSRTRILMLTAAASVPERVAGLGMGADDYLPKPFDYTELVARVQALGRRSQSQVPPVLMRHGIVLDRHRLQASRDGRHLQLSLKEFAVLEVLMRADGAVVSSERLLEEAWDENADPFTTVVRVLISRLRAKLGDPPCIQTVPGAGYLL; the protein is encoded by the coding sequence ATGCGGATTCTGGTGGCCGAGGACGAACGCGACCTGGCCGATCTCGTGGCGGTGGGGCTGCGCCGCCATGCCATGGCCGTCGACGTGGTGTACGACGGGGCCGCCGCGGTGGAGCGGCTGGCGGTGCACGACTACGACGTTCTCGTGCTGGACCGGGACCTGCCCGGGATTCACGGCGACCTCGTGTGCGCCGAGCTGGTGGCGCGCGGGAGCCGTACGCGGATCCTGATGTTGACGGCGGCGGCGTCGGTGCCGGAACGAGTGGCAGGTCTCGGGATGGGGGCCGACGACTACCTGCCCAAACCTTTCGACTACACCGAGCTGGTCGCGCGGGTGCAGGCGTTGGGGCGGCGCAGCCAGTCGCAGGTGCCACCGGTGCTGATGCGGCACGGGATCGTGCTCGACAGGCACCGGCTGCAAGCTTCCCGGGACGGGCGGCACCTGCAGCTGTCGCTCAAGGAGTTCGCCGTCCTGGAGGTGCTGATGAGGGCGGACGGCGCGGTCGTGAGCTCCGAACGGCTCCTCGAAGAGGCCTGGGACGAGAACGCCGATCCGTTCACCACAGTGGTGCGGGTCCTGATCAGCCGGCTGCGGGCCAAGCTGGGCGACCCACCGTGCATCCAGACCGTTCCGGGTGCGGGATACCTGCTGTGA
- a CDS encoding HAMP domain-containing sensor histidine kinase, whose product MTTIRVRLTLIYSGLFLLTSVVLLVTVNLLLRRALDVRIGQLTGGGAPPPRGVPNNRLPQLPQLVNNVIGYQWQATALTVGTLTLVSLAVGWLLAGRILRPIHRITATAQRLSLSTLHERIALAGPKDELKELADTFDAMLDRLERSVEGQRRFIANASHELRTPLAVQRAAIEIGLPEDVGEIRGTLLRHNRRAEKLIDALLVLAQAEHGLDSRSPVALDQVVRRALAERDADGVSVTGQTEPFVVAGDPVLLNRLVTNLLDNAVRYNHPGGTVEVTLARGALTVRNTGPHVPQERFGDLFKPFRRLHTTPGQGAGLGLSIVAAIAKAHGADVRASSNSGGGLELVVVFAGSAM is encoded by the coding sequence GTGACGACGATCCGGGTACGGCTCACCCTGATCTACTCCGGGCTGTTCCTGCTCACCTCGGTGGTGTTGCTGGTCACGGTCAACCTCCTGCTGCGCCGGGCGCTGGACGTGCGGATCGGCCAGCTGACCGGCGGAGGGGCGCCGCCGCCGCGGGGCGTACCGAACAATCGGCTGCCGCAGCTGCCCCAACTGGTGAACAACGTGATCGGCTACCAGTGGCAGGCGACCGCGCTGACGGTCGGGACCCTGACACTGGTCTCGTTGGCCGTTGGGTGGTTGCTCGCCGGGCGGATCCTGCGGCCCATCCACCGGATCACCGCCACCGCGCAGCGGCTGTCCCTGTCGACCCTGCATGAACGGATCGCGCTCGCCGGGCCGAAGGACGAGCTGAAGGAGCTGGCCGACACCTTCGACGCGATGCTCGACCGGCTTGAACGCTCCGTCGAAGGGCAGCGGCGGTTCATCGCGAACGCCTCCCACGAGCTGCGGACTCCGCTGGCCGTCCAACGGGCGGCGATCGAGATCGGGCTTCCCGAGGACGTCGGCGAGATCCGCGGCACGCTCCTGCGCCACAACCGCCGCGCGGAGAAGCTCATCGACGCCTTGCTCGTCCTGGCCCAGGCCGAACACGGCCTGGACAGCAGGAGCCCGGTGGCCCTGGACCAGGTGGTGCGGCGCGCCCTGGCGGAACGAGACGCCGACGGCGTCAGCGTGACGGGGCAGACAGAGCCGTTCGTCGTCGCCGGGGATCCTGTCCTGCTGAACCGGCTCGTCACCAACCTCCTCGACAACGCGGTCCGCTACAACCATCCCGGCGGAACCGTCGAGGTGACGCTCGCCCGCGGAGCGCTGACGGTCCGCAACACCGGCCCGCACGTGCCCCAGGAACGTTTCGGCGACCTCTTCAAGCCCTTCCGGCGGCTCCACACGACTCCCGGACAGGGTGCCGGGCTCGGCCTGTCGATCGTCGCGGCGATCGCGAAGGCCCACGGGGCCGACGTGCGAGCGAGCTCCAATTCGGGCGGCGGGCTGGAGCTCGTCGTAGTCTTCGCGGGATCCGCCATGTGA
- a CDS encoding S41 family peptidase codes for MFITSVLPGSPAAKADGVPAFIGNTVELKEGPITPQPPAVTSKKLADNVTYIRLPGFSEGAADQVIAKLRDKPKAVLLDLRGNGGGSPREVTRLLGAPSEAYLLDDGSAVLLPKVRHLGPAREIIDTIGVPVDHYAPITALDLATGRDPGVAKALALV; via the coding sequence TTGTTCATCACCAGCGTCCTGCCTGGCAGCCCCGCCGCCAAGGCCGACGGCGTGCCGGCGTTCATCGGGAACACCGTGGAGCTCAAAGAGGGCCCCATCACGCCGCAGCCCCCGGCGGTGACGTCAAAGAAACTCGCCGACAACGTCACCTACATCCGGCTGCCCGGCTTCTCCGAAGGCGCCGCCGACCAGGTCATCGCCAAGCTGCGGGACAAACCGAAGGCCGTGCTCCTCGATCTGCGTGGCAACGGCGGCGGGTCACCTCGCGAGGTCACCCGGCTGCTCGGCGCACCCAGCGAGGCATACCTCCTCGACGACGGCAGCGCCGTGCTCCTGCCCAAGGTCCGGCACCTCGGGCCCGCCCGCGAAATCATCGACACGATCGGCGTGCCGGTCGACCACTACGCCCCCATCACCGCGCTCGACCTGGCCACCGGGCGTGACCCGGGTGTGGCCAAGGCGCTGGCGCTCGTCTGA
- a CDS encoding ABC transporter ATP-binding protein: MSNAAGTPVLSARALRKEHGEGEGLVRAVDGVDLDVGAGETVAIMGPSGCGKSTLLHLLGGLDRPSAGEVSLNGRRIDNISEKALARVRRTEVSYVFQSFHLMEELTAVENVELAALLAGRSPRVARRRAQELLDQLGLAGRARFLPSALSGGQRQRVAVARALSNEPLVVLADEPTGNLDSAATSDVLQLFKDLHESGQTLVIVTHDARIAATADRTFSMRDGVFVERTRPTGGTAGPLGALVGLED, encoded by the coding sequence GTGAGCAACGCCGCCGGCACGCCCGTACTGAGCGCCCGCGCGCTACGCAAGGAGCATGGTGAAGGGGAGGGGTTGGTGCGCGCCGTCGACGGCGTCGATCTCGACGTCGGCGCGGGAGAGACGGTGGCGATCATGGGGCCGAGCGGCTGCGGCAAGTCGACGCTGCTGCACCTGCTCGGCGGGCTGGATAGGCCCTCGGCCGGCGAGGTGTCGCTGAACGGCCGGCGCATCGACAACATCAGCGAGAAGGCGCTGGCCAGGGTGCGGCGTACCGAAGTCAGCTACGTCTTCCAGTCCTTCCATCTGATGGAGGAGCTCACCGCCGTCGAGAACGTCGAGCTGGCGGCGCTGCTGGCCGGACGCTCGCCGCGGGTCGCACGGCGGCGCGCGCAGGAGCTGCTGGATCAGCTCGGGCTGGCCGGCCGGGCGCGGTTCCTGCCCTCCGCGCTGTCGGGCGGCCAGCGGCAGCGGGTCGCGGTCGCCCGGGCGCTGAGCAACGAGCCGCTGGTCGTCCTCGCCGACGAACCGACCGGGAACCTGGACAGCGCCGCCACCTCGGACGTCCTGCAGCTCTTCAAGGACCTGCACGAGTCCGGGCAGACGCTGGTCATCGTCACCCACGACGCGCGGATCGCGGCCACCGCGGACCGGACGTTCTCGATGCGTGACGGCGTGTTCGTGGAGCGGACCCGGCCGACCGGCGGCACCGCCGGGCCACTCGGCGCGCTCGTCGGGCTGGAGGATTGA